Part of the Plodia interpunctella isolate USDA-ARS_2022_Savannah chromosome 13, ilPloInte3.2, whole genome shotgun sequence genome, tTCTGGTATTGgacttataaaaaatgttataatcaGGAACTCACTTTCACAGCTCTTCTATAGTCGTCAATGTGTGGATATTTGGCAACTTTGGAGACAATCTTTGCTCTTGATATGAAGTATCGTGAGATTTGGTCGAAAAATGCAGCTGCTTCTGACTCCACTGATTGTATTTCTGCCAGAGTATCCTCTTGTATTGATACACCAAAATTATTGCCATCTTCAATTTTGGGAATCATAAATGAGATCCACATTTTCAgctaaaaaagtaagtaagaAGTGAGAAAGCAGTAGGTTGCTGAAGCTCATGTGATATGCTTtaccaattaaatttaaagcaaGCATATAATTTTCCTCTTTCCAAAGCAAAATTATACTTGAATATGATTCATCTTATTGCCAGTGTTCTCACGAATGACACAGAAGATGTACATGAAACAGGTATTTTAGAGgaaaaatgtataagaaaaaagttatttctaTGATGACtgtaattgataaattagTAATAGGTACTAGTAACAGACACACCCACTTGGTTGGATCCAACAGATCAACAGAAAGGTGTgcatgtatataaaaaaaaaagctaccTTTCTTCTCTTTCATTTGCATAGCTTCATCCCTTACTATTGGTTGgttgtattgtttttgatcatatattttacaacttaagtttaagaaattacttttatgagagaaaagaagaaagaaaaaaaagcttACTAGATTGGAATCTTCAACCAGCTCTCTGATGTGAGGTTTGACAAGGTGTATGAGGTCACTAAGTGGTTTGTTGCAAGGTACTGTTCCATTTGGGAGAGCATATACTTTAGAGCCGTCTAGAGTTGTGTTGCTTGAAGCGTCTGATGTGTCCAGCCGTGGTTTCTTCGCATTTGGTTCAGTGCAAGGCGCCGCTGGAGGTGGCACTGGAATGTTTAAGTCCTGAAACAGAGAGCatatcaattatattaatctcTCATATCTCCACATAATTATAACCTGTTGAGTTGCAGGCTGTGATGCTACAAAACCCAgggtaaaaaaatagaaaaaaatgttgatattgataaatgttaacaGGGGACAtcatagatataaatttttcatacattttaggTTTCTTCTGATccatcttaaaaatataaacatttcctTGTAACCTTTAATAGACTTGAACAAAGTGAATAATATGTCATTGTTGtataaaaactgaattaaaataaagttaattaatatcaGTGAAGTgactttataaagtaaatttacaataaaattttcaatgcTGCCTAAAAGCTGCCTGATAAAGATGCATCAGCTGCAGAAGCTGCCTGActattatttaagaaaagaaTAAACACAGACCTtggaatatgatttttattatttcctggtTGGGAATTCCAGTACACCAGACAGGTGATCTGTCCTCCCATTTTGGGACAATTTCACCCATGGGTGAGACACccatatatatacctacatagtgCATTAATCTGAATGCTATAAGGGGGCcacacaataaaattacaaattcagAAAGAATggtatggttttttttttacctaagCTGTAGGCAAATGTCTTCCAtctatttttatgttcatttTTATCTGTTTAGTTATTAGGTTTCTATAGGATTACTATTATACCTATTCACTAACCTTTATTCATAAGGCCAATTTTACAACTAGTGGTatcataaagataaataactagtatattatttgttcATTTGAACATCATAATATGGTGTATTGTATGTTTTACTAAGctataaacattttgttctcttttttatattgttgtatgtGTGATTGCAACAGAAATAAAACAGTATctatgtaaagaaaaaaaaaacatttttatctacGAGAACTAGGTAATGTACCTAGTTCTCGTAGATGAAAATATTCCCAATTGATTACTGGGGAATATTTCAAAGGAAAAACATGTAGGTTACCTGGTGAACATCAGTTAAATtacgattttgaaaattaggtGTTTGTAAAAGTTCATTCaactttactattttttctGGAAATcctttaattattaaatgttcTGCCTTCTGCTTAAGAGAGTCTTTGTACTCTTGAACCTGTAAAGAGACGAATTACAACATAAGATCACGGTTAATTCGCAATGTGTTTCAACATCGAAGCGTTTTCCCATACTTCCATGGCCGCACAAAACAGTGAGGTTATGTTGATTTTTCGTGTTTAACTGCTTCTAACCACAAAAACACAAGATGACtgacaaataatacaatagaaATCCAAAGAATGACTGCAACTCTTTCTAAAATCTTGAATACCACGaaaaaatccaaaattatACTAAGGTCACGCACACTAAAATCACAATACTCTCGTCAGTCGTCACGTCAAACAGTTCAgagttgtaataaatataacaaaaactataCCTTTTTCGCAACGTCTGTCATGGTTTTACAgggatttaaatttatttaaaccccaaattaatttcaaaatatcgtaatatagatttattattttaac contains:
- the REG gene encoding proteasome activator complex subunit 3 isoform X2, giving the protein MTDVAKKVQEYKDSLKQKAEHLIIKGFPEKIVKLNELLQTPNFQNRNLTDVHQDLNIPVPPPAAPCTEPNAKKPRLDTSDASSNTTLDGSKVYALPNGTVPCNKPLSDLIHLVKPHIRELVEDSNLLKMWISFMIPKIEDGNNFGVSIQEDTLAEIQSVESEAAAFFDQISRYFISRAKIVSKVAKYPHIDDYRRAVKELDEKEYLSLWLVMCEIRNRYCSLHDIVIKNLEKIKKPRSSNAESLY
- the REG gene encoding proteasome activator complex subunit 3 isoform X3, which codes for MEVQEYKDSLKQKAEHLIIKGFPEKIVKLNELLQTPNFQNRNLTDVHQDLNIPVPPPAAPCTEPNAKKPRLDTSDASSNTTLDGSKVYALPNGTVPCNKPLSDLIHLVKPHIRELVEDSNLLKMWISFMIPKIEDGNNFGVSIQEDTLAEIQSVESEAAAFFDQISRYFISRAKIVSKVAKYPHIDDYRRAVKELDEKEYLSLWLVMCEIRNRYCSLHDIVIKNLEKIKKPRSSNAESLY
- the REG gene encoding proteasome activator complex subunit 3 isoform X1; translated protein: MDLVKADESMMLKVQEYKDSLKQKAEHLIIKGFPEKIVKLNELLQTPNFQNRNLTDVHQDLNIPVPPPAAPCTEPNAKKPRLDTSDASSNTTLDGSKVYALPNGTVPCNKPLSDLIHLVKPHIRELVEDSNLLKMWISFMIPKIEDGNNFGVSIQEDTLAEIQSVESEAAAFFDQISRYFISRAKIVSKVAKYPHIDDYRRAVKELDEKEYLSLWLVMCEIRNRYCSLHDIVIKNLEKIKKPRSSNAESLY